CGGGAAAGTACAGGTCGAGGGCTTCTTTCCAGGGGCTATCGTATTCGTTGGTTGGATTTTCATTGGTGGTATTTTCAGACATGGGAATTGATGGCTCCACTTTTCTGGAAATTATAGAACTATTCGCTTTCCAATTGACTGGAATCCTTCTTTTTGCTTGCAATTAAATCGATTAAAGTACGAATTAGTTCTTCTTGCTGCAGGGGGAGAATGTCTTTACCGTGCAAGACTTCTTGAGTTAAAATAAATCCCATTAAAGAACCAACAAAAATCCGTACGGTAGCTTCGGAGCTTTCTAATTCTAGTTCTGGATGCGCGTCTAGATAGCGCGTTAGAATATGGATAACTTTTTGAGGCAATGCGCGTACAAACAGTTGAGCTAGTTCGGGAAATCTCCCCGATTCGCCAATAATGAGGCGGAGAAAAGCAATATATTCCTGGTCTACCATGATGGTGGCAAAGAATTTCTCGGCGATTTGACGCAAAACGATGGCTGGATCTCCGGAAAGGGATACGGAACCGAAAACGATTTGAAATCTTTCTCCGGTTACTTGTTCGATGAGACTGACAAACAA
The genomic region above belongs to Geitlerinema sp. PCC 9228 and contains:
- a CDS encoding TetR/AcrR family transcriptional regulator gives rise to the protein MVSSTPTSKRQQILQGAIQIFLENGYEGTSMDRVAAAAGVSKNTIYSHFQDKKGLFVSLIEQVTGERFQIVFGSVSLSGDPAIVLRQIAEKFFATIMVDQEYIAFLRLIIGESGRFPELAQLFVRALPQKVIHILTRYLDAHPELELESSEATVRIFVGSLMGFILTQEVLHGKDILPLQQEELIRTLIDLIASKKKDSSQLESE